CAAATCTGTGGAGACTATTACAGTATTTAGTGCTTTATTGGTCATAACAAGTAAATAATCATTAATCTATTTTCCTATAATCGCATACATTTCATCCGCCTTTTCTTTATAGGATCTAGGATCTTCATTAAACAAGGCAGATGTCCCTAAAACATAGAGATCGACAGCATAATCTTGCATTTTTGCCATGGTAACCGGGTTAATATTACCATCCACTTCGACCAAGGGACGATTCTCATTGGTAAAATTCTCCTCAAAGTATTGGGTCAATTGGTCGAGTTTCTCTAGAACATCCTCTCTAAAGGCTTGACCGGCAAAACCCGGCTTCACTGTCATCATTAGAACTAAATCCACTTGATTTAGATAAGGAAGGATCGTTAATAAGGGAGTATCCGGGCTAATAGCAATCCCCGCACCGATCCCTTCATCCTGAATCAATTGAATGACAGCATTTGGATCTTCAGCTGCTTCAACATGGAAAGTAATATAATCAGGCCGACAAGGGGCAAACATTTTAACGTATTTTTCAGGGTTCTTTACCGCCATATGGATATCTACAGTAAAATCCGGCATCTTACCAAAATACTCCACTTCATAAGGTCCCATCGCTAAGTTATCGACAAATTGTCCATCCATGACATC
The nucleotide sequence above comes from Aerococcus urinae. Encoded proteins:
- a CDS encoding ribulose-phosphate 3-epimerase is translated as MKKNKQLVCSIMTADQLHLAKELDELKEAGINWLHCDVMDGQFVDNLAMGPYEVEYFGKMPDFTVDIHMAVKNPEKYVKMFAPCRPDYITFHVEAAEDPNAVIQLIQDEGIGAGIAISPDTPLLTILPYLNQVDLVLMMTVKPGFAGQAFREDVLEKLDQLTQYFEENFTNENRPLVEVDGNINPVTMAKMQDYAVDLYVLGTSALFNEDPRSYKEKADEMYAIIGK